The proteins below come from a single Nitrospira sp. genomic window:
- a CDS encoding bifunctional folylpolyglutamate synthase/dihydrofolate synthase produces MNYSSVLEYLYGLQKHGIKLGLETMRLLLDRVGNPQDSLQVFHVGGTNGKGSTASMAAAVLHCSGRRVGLYTSPHLVDFRERIRVNGLMITEERVEALLARLRAVLTDDLHPTFFEMTTALAFLHFAESAVDVAVLEVGLGGRFDATNVVKQPLACAITTIGMDHQEYLGNTEEAIAFEKGGIIKAGVPVVIGRMRPEAEQVLSHIAQDRTAPLWRLGREFSLEHDRSGRLVYRGATHVVEGVECGLVGRHQWDNAACALALLETAGQRGITIDEGAALEGVRTVSWEGRLETIDEEPHVVLDGAHNPAAAEVLARYLADYAVQHPASRIILVWGMMRDKDHRGFITPLLPVISEIVLTQAALSRSALVHELRAALDEWSGPVREAILPTDALALARSRAMSQDLICIAGSLMLLGDIKASVRGCGLSPIRG; encoded by the coding sequence ATGAACTATTCATCAGTCCTTGAATATCTCTATGGTCTTCAGAAACACGGCATCAAGCTGGGTCTGGAGACGATGCGTCTTTTATTGGATAGGGTAGGGAATCCGCAGGATTCGCTTCAGGTATTTCATGTTGGGGGTACGAATGGGAAGGGATCCACGGCCTCGATGGCGGCAGCCGTCCTGCACTGCTCCGGCCGACGAGTCGGGCTCTACACGTCTCCCCATCTTGTCGACTTTCGAGAGCGGATTCGTGTCAATGGCCTGATGATCACGGAAGAACGAGTCGAGGCGTTACTGGCACGATTGCGAGCGGTGTTGACGGATGATCTGCATCCGACATTTTTTGAAATGACGACGGCTCTGGCCTTCCTGCATTTTGCGGAGTCGGCAGTGGATGTCGCGGTCCTGGAGGTCGGCTTGGGAGGACGGTTTGATGCGACCAACGTGGTCAAACAGCCACTGGCCTGTGCGATCACAACGATCGGCATGGACCATCAGGAGTATTTAGGAAACACGGAAGAGGCTATTGCCTTTGAGAAAGGTGGGATCATTAAAGCTGGTGTCCCGGTTGTGATCGGCCGGATGAGGCCAGAGGCAGAACAGGTGTTGTCCCATATTGCCCAGGATCGTACCGCACCACTCTGGCGTCTTGGTCGAGAATTCAGTCTTGAACATGATCGCTCAGGGCGACTGGTCTATCGAGGGGCCACGCATGTGGTCGAGGGGGTGGAGTGTGGCTTGGTCGGTCGCCATCAATGGGACAATGCTGCCTGCGCGTTGGCCCTTCTGGAAACAGCGGGGCAACGAGGGATCACTATAGATGAAGGGGCGGCGCTGGAGGGAGTACGGACGGTCTCTTGGGAAGGACGCTTGGAAACGATCGACGAGGAACCTCACGTGGTACTGGATGGAGCGCACAATCCTGCCGCGGCGGAGGTACTCGCTCGGTACTTGGCAGATTATGCCGTCCAACACCCGGCCTCTCGAATTATCCTCGTCTGGGGCATGATGCGGGACAAAGATCATCGTGGATTTATCACTCCACTCTTGCCGGTGATCTCAGAGATCGTCTTGACTCAAGCGGCTCTCTCGCGATCCGCTCTGGTTCACGAACTCCGTGCAGCGTTGGATGAATGGTCGGGTCCCGTACGAGAGGCGATTCTTCCGACAGACGCGTTGGCTCTTGCTAGAAGTCGGGCGATGTCGCAAGACCTCATCTGTATCGCAGGATCGCTCATGCTCCTGGGAGACATCAAAGCGTCAGTGCGTGGCTGTGGTCTTTCCCCAATTCGCGGCTAA
- a CDS encoding LPS-assembly protein LptD — translation MGDPLAWIRQGGMLIIVTLLFPSLTVSAADHSPGRHDASSSGAAPLDITAERIDYQQEQEIYEANGAVVIRQGGITLTADHATIQTLPGILTAVGHVHLTDVQADVTAERLELNVNTEAGVATHTQLFVPTRNTLVSGRYLQRLSEYHYRAKDGSFTNCDAQEGEVPAWRFRFKDVDMTMGDMLAFKGGWFCILDVPTIPLPTFSYPMARRQTGFLIPTPKYNSRFGFGAQAHFFWAISPSQDLTISPSYYDRLGYGSDFEYRYVLDRRSRGKWYLSYLQQTQLPDAGGVVGNSNDAERARATVTGTHTQYLTETLLLRANANLVTDPNFYQQLSNSGVLRALPSTESNLLLSQRLPYGSLYLLGLYLQPLQAGGKDTFQRLPEAGYNLPYVSLFRSPVLYGMEGNYVNFYREDGFALNRFNLVPGIATEVIQFGHILGIRPQAKFREAYYTRGAQSEGGQHRETFWLGVDATSKLTRRFSLADGSSLLHTIEPTVTYEYVPNTRQSELAQIDQVDDLPKKNLVTYMFRSRVLESGKRTAFNWLDLTVAQSYHVGAAQTLAREFTPGIAPFLGSFTQPILPATVPIQGKKFSDIWMRAVIGNNLPPLSGMSQLDTPIFGQAAQAWALRPPINRYVTMDAFFDPYQLTVSQFNTDLRFQEGTNWYLEVGQRYTRDGNRVRRGDIWNPISFNEVFAPTKEIQFVTLGGGVRTPWGWTFGAKAYYDVKQGRSPELDVVALYQNPCKCWSLGLHYIKFPDREQYGFMLNFTGVGGVGNAEAALMRTLLNPLVYGERGLPWPTPGGPYGLPPPASEANGTQPTVQAGR, via the coding sequence ATGGGGGATCCTCTCGCGTGGATCCGTCAAGGGGGCATGCTCATCATCGTCACGCTCCTGTTTCCATCGCTGACTGTGTCAGCAGCTGATCACTCGCCGGGGAGACACGACGCATCTTCTTCTGGGGCCGCTCCTCTGGATATCACAGCAGAACGTATCGACTACCAACAAGAACAGGAAATCTACGAGGCGAATGGGGCCGTCGTCATTCGTCAGGGAGGGATCACGCTGACGGCAGACCACGCGACCATTCAGACTCTGCCCGGGATACTCACCGCCGTAGGTCACGTTCATTTAACCGATGTGCAGGCGGATGTGACAGCCGAGCGATTGGAGTTGAACGTGAATACCGAAGCAGGTGTTGCGACTCATACGCAGCTTTTCGTTCCTACTCGTAACACGCTCGTGTCGGGTCGGTACCTACAACGGTTGTCCGAATACCACTATCGTGCGAAAGACGGGAGCTTTACCAACTGCGATGCTCAGGAAGGAGAAGTGCCGGCCTGGCGGTTTCGGTTCAAGGATGTGGATATGACGATGGGTGATATGCTGGCTTTTAAGGGCGGATGGTTTTGCATCTTAGATGTGCCCACGATTCCACTTCCGACCTTCTCCTATCCGATGGCGAGACGACAAACCGGGTTTTTGATTCCTACTCCCAAGTACAACAGTCGGTTTGGGTTCGGTGCACAGGCGCACTTTTTTTGGGCGATCAGTCCGAGCCAAGATTTAACGATTTCCCCGTCTTACTACGATCGATTGGGATATGGATCTGATTTCGAGTATCGATACGTGTTGGATCGCCGATCGCGAGGAAAATGGTATCTGAGCTATTTGCAACAGACACAATTGCCGGATGCTGGTGGTGTAGTGGGAAACAGTAACGATGCCGAACGGGCACGTGCGACCGTAACGGGTACTCATACACAATATCTCACGGAGACTCTGTTATTGCGGGCCAATGCCAATTTAGTCACAGATCCAAACTTTTATCAGCAGTTGAGCAATTCCGGCGTACTCCGAGCCCTCCCGAGTACCGAATCGAATCTCTTGCTGTCTCAACGTCTTCCTTACGGCAGTCTCTATCTCTTGGGATTGTATTTGCAGCCGTTACAGGCCGGCGGTAAGGACACCTTCCAGCGCCTTCCCGAAGCCGGATACAACTTGCCCTATGTATCTCTGTTTCGTTCGCCTGTGCTATACGGCATGGAAGGAAACTACGTCAATTTTTACCGAGAAGACGGGTTTGCTCTCAACCGATTCAACCTCGTTCCCGGTATTGCCACGGAAGTGATTCAGTTTGGCCATATCCTTGGAATTCGTCCGCAGGCAAAGTTCCGAGAAGCCTATTATACAAGGGGTGCGCAGTCAGAAGGCGGTCAACATCGAGAAACGTTTTGGTTGGGAGTTGATGCGACATCGAAACTCACACGCCGCTTCTCGCTGGCTGATGGGAGTAGTCTTTTACACACTATTGAACCGACGGTGACGTATGAATATGTGCCCAACACCAGACAGTCCGAACTGGCACAAATCGATCAAGTCGATGATCTGCCGAAAAAGAATCTCGTGACTTATATGTTTCGCAGTCGTGTATTGGAATCAGGTAAACGGACGGCCTTCAACTGGCTGGATCTCACCGTTGCTCAGAGCTATCATGTTGGAGCTGCGCAAACACTGGCGCGTGAGTTCACACCTGGTATTGCTCCTTTTCTCGGTTCATTCACCCAGCCAATCTTGCCGGCTACGGTGCCTATCCAAGGCAAGAAGTTCTCTGACATTTGGATGCGAGCCGTGATTGGGAATAATCTTCCTCCCCTGAGTGGGATGTCACAGTTAGATACTCCCATTTTTGGTCAGGCGGCCCAAGCCTGGGCGCTGCGCCCCCCCATCAATCGGTATGTGACCATGGACGCGTTTTTTGATCCGTATCAGCTGACCGTGAGCCAATTCAATACGGATCTGCGTTTTCAGGAGGGAACCAATTGGTACCTCGAAGTTGGGCAGCGATATACGAGGGATGGCAATCGGGTGAGGCGAGGGGATATCTGGAATCCCATTTCCTTCAACGAAGTCTTTGCACCGACAAAAGAGATTCAATTCGTGACGCTGGGTGGTGGGGTCCGCACGCCCTGGGGTTGGACATTCGGCGCCAAAGCGTATTATGACGTCAAGCAGGGCAGAAGTCCGGAGCTGGACGTCGTTGCCTTATATCAGAACCCATGCAAATGTTGGTCATTGGGGTTACATTACATCAAATTTCCAGACCGGGAGCAGTATGGCTTTATGTTGAATTTCACCGGGGTCGGCGGTGTGGGCAATGCGGAAGCTGCCCTCATGCGAACGCTGTTGAATCCGCTTGTGTACGGAGAACGTGGCCTGCCCTGGCCAACCCCCGGAGGACCTTATGGATTGCCACCACCGGCCTCCGAGGCCAACGGGACTCAACCCACCGTTCAAGCCGGACGTTGA
- a CDS encoding molybdenum cofactor biosynthesis protein MoaE, translated as MMVTITLFGMTKMLAGNQASLSLNVANGRLVKDLVGAIEISHPAIGELIQKKKVLVSVNQDIAHEDTIISDGDEIALLPPFAGGSGSERGGDDQFVRVQRENFSLDEELDRVRGRSKRIGGIATFLGIARDRSRGRDVDGITFEHYEGMAQKKLREIRERALKEFDILELLIIHRYGEITIGENIVLIIAGAEHRADAFTACRWAIDELKQITPIWKLEHTPEGEVWVEEHP; from the coding sequence ATGATGGTGACGATCACGTTATTTGGTATGACGAAAATGCTGGCGGGAAATCAGGCTTCCCTGTCGTTGAATGTGGCGAACGGCCGGTTGGTCAAGGATTTAGTCGGGGCAATCGAGATCAGCCATCCCGCTATCGGAGAACTCATTCAGAAGAAGAAGGTGTTGGTGTCGGTGAATCAGGACATTGCGCACGAGGACACGATCATCAGTGATGGTGACGAGATCGCGCTCTTGCCGCCATTTGCCGGAGGATCAGGGAGTGAACGAGGCGGCGACGATCAATTTGTCCGTGTGCAGCGGGAGAATTTTTCCCTCGATGAGGAACTCGATCGAGTCCGAGGCCGATCGAAACGGATTGGTGGCATTGCCACGTTTTTGGGTATTGCTCGCGATCGATCCCGCGGGCGAGATGTCGATGGGATTACGTTTGAGCATTATGAGGGTATGGCGCAGAAGAAACTGCGCGAGATTCGTGAGCGGGCCCTGAAAGAATTCGACATTCTCGAGTTGTTGATTATTCATCGGTATGGTGAGATCACGATCGGTGAGAATATTGTGCTTATCATCGCCGGGGCGGAGCACCGCGCCGACGCGTTCACGGCCTGTCGGTGGGCCATCGATGAACTCAAACAAATCACGCCGATTTGGAAGCTGGAACATACGCCGGAAGGGGAAGTCTGGGTCGAGGAACATCCTTAG
- the trxA gene encoding thioredoxin has protein sequence MAGDALKVEDSTWDAEVMKASELVMVDFWAVWCGPCQMVAPIVDELAKEYAGKLKVRKLNTDENPEVAGRYQVMSIPTILFFKNGQPVEKLVGARPKRQFKEMIDSLLAQHAGTA, from the coding sequence GTGGCTGGTGATGCCTTGAAAGTAGAAGATTCCACATGGGATGCAGAAGTCATGAAGGCTTCTGAACTTGTAATGGTTGATTTTTGGGCCGTATGGTGTGGGCCTTGTCAAATGGTGGCTCCGATCGTCGACGAATTAGCCAAAGAATATGCTGGGAAATTGAAGGTTCGAAAGCTGAACACCGATGAGAATCCTGAGGTGGCGGGTCGGTATCAGGTGATGAGTATACCCACGATTCTCTTTTTTAAAAACGGTCAGCCAGTCGAGAAGCTGGTCGGGGCTCGGCCAAAGCGTCAATTCAAGGAAATGATCGACTCACTTCTTGCACAACATGCTGGGACTGCCTAA
- the moaC gene encoding cyclic pyranopterin monophosphate synthase MoaC, translating into MAEFTHFNESGRARMVDISAKKQTERSATAQAKVFLLPETLEKIQRGKIAKGDVLAVAQVAGVMGAKKTPDLIPMCHPILLTSVDIVFKEEPQPDPTGRCSIAITATAKTTGPTGVEMEAMTAATVAALTIYDMCKAVDRGMSFSEVCLLSKSGGKSGTYTREG; encoded by the coding sequence ATGGCTGAATTCACCCACTTTAACGAATCTGGTCGGGCTAGGATGGTCGACATCAGTGCCAAGAAGCAAACTGAACGGTCAGCCACTGCTCAAGCCAAAGTCTTCTTACTTCCTGAAACTCTTGAAAAGATTCAACGAGGCAAGATCGCCAAGGGCGATGTCTTGGCTGTCGCTCAGGTTGCTGGTGTAATGGGTGCGAAGAAGACGCCGGACTTGATTCCCATGTGCCATCCCATCTTGCTTACCAGTGTCGACATCGTCTTCAAAGAAGAACCGCAACCAGATCCAACAGGCCGCTGTTCCATTGCCATTACGGCCACGGCCAAGACGACGGGACCGACGGGAGTTGAAATGGAAGCCATGACGGCCGCGACGGTTGCGGCGTTGACCATTTATGACATGTGTAAGGCAGTCGATCGGGGCATGAGTTTTAGTGAGGTCTGTCTCCTGTCAAAGTCGGGTGGGAAGTCAGGGACCTATACCAGGGAAGGTTGA
- a CDS encoding sulfurtransferase has protein sequence MKECSVVEVKARLDRGERFHFIDIREDHEFAQDHARGARHLGKGIIERDIESVVPDKQDSIVLYCGGGYRSALAADALQQMGYENVMSMGGGIRAWREAGFPLE, from the coding sequence GTGAAGGAATGTAGCGTGGTTGAGGTGAAGGCGCGTCTCGACCGGGGTGAGCGGTTCCATTTCATCGATATCCGTGAGGACCATGAATTCGCTCAGGACCATGCCAGAGGCGCCCGGCATCTTGGGAAAGGAATTATTGAGCGGGATATCGAGTCGGTGGTTCCTGATAAACAGGACTCCATCGTGCTGTATTGTGGAGGAGGCTATCGATCGGCGCTGGCTGCCGATGCGTTGCAACAGATGGGGTATGAGAATGTGATGTCGATGGGTGGGGGCATCCGCGCATGGCGGGAAGCAGGGTTTCCTCTGGAATGA
- the recN gene encoding DNA repair protein RecN: MLTELRITNFAVIERLSLEIDSGFTVLTGETGTGKSLLIDAVQLLVGGRVSSEQVRFGEDEAQLEAVFEIPPTHSILPRLRAQGILGPNDSELIIRRTIARSGRNRVYLNGILSPAHTLEEFAGTLIDIHGQHDQQSLLSSAAQLEVLDAFGRLQDLRSQYRASHQEWTKTRHKRAELAAANDQRMQQRDVLSFQQQELDQAACRLGEEEGLQAERQRLASSHRLAELASEAQAQLQADGQGVLASLALIERAVEELVQLDPGMKGTTGLVSESRVLLKEVADGLRRYVEGLEADPSRLATIEDRLAVIQKMKKKYGGTIEAVLETQSRVKEELERLSRSGSELDQYDRLIREQQRVVATLACQLSEKRADAATSLTRQVGKDLEALKMGPVRFLVQVESVESGEEYGQDGVDRVEFLLSTNSGEPLKPMARVASGGELSRVMLALKSVLADVDRVPVLIFDEIDTGVGGAVAATIGKRLRALGHYHQVLCITHLPQVASQAEHHFCVEKSEIKGRTVAKVRALAGASRESEIARMLGGERVTQKTRATAAELIAGAQE, from the coding sequence ATGCTCACTGAGCTGCGTATTACGAATTTTGCCGTCATCGAGCGACTGAGTCTGGAAATTGACTCGGGCTTTACTGTACTGACCGGTGAGACCGGGACGGGAAAGTCCCTGTTGATTGATGCCGTCCAACTCCTTGTTGGCGGGCGCGTCTCAAGCGAGCAAGTTCGTTTCGGTGAGGATGAAGCGCAGCTCGAAGCGGTTTTTGAGATACCGCCAACCCATTCCATCCTTCCTCGTCTGCGGGCTCAAGGGATACTGGGCCCGAATGATTCAGAACTTATCATCCGGCGTACGATCGCTCGATCGGGGCGAAACCGAGTCTATCTGAACGGAATCCTCAGCCCGGCTCATACATTGGAAGAGTTCGCCGGTACTCTGATCGATATCCATGGTCAACATGATCAGCAGTCGTTACTCTCCAGCGCGGCCCAACTGGAGGTGTTGGATGCATTCGGCCGTCTGCAAGATCTACGAAGTCAATATCGGGCGAGTCATCAAGAATGGACCAAGACTCGTCACAAGCGGGCTGAATTGGCTGCCGCAAACGACCAGCGGATGCAGCAGCGCGATGTGTTGAGCTTTCAGCAACAGGAGTTGGATCAAGCAGCCTGTCGGCTTGGGGAGGAAGAAGGGCTTCAAGCTGAGCGTCAGAGGTTGGCGTCGTCCCATCGTCTGGCGGAACTTGCATCGGAGGCTCAAGCACAACTGCAGGCGGATGGGCAGGGAGTCTTAGCCAGTCTGGCGTTGATCGAGCGAGCGGTAGAAGAACTGGTTCAGCTTGATCCAGGGATGAAAGGGACAACGGGTCTGGTATCAGAATCCCGCGTTCTGCTAAAGGAAGTTGCGGATGGGCTTCGGAGGTATGTGGAAGGGCTCGAGGCTGATCCATCACGATTAGCAACGATCGAGGATCGTTTGGCAGTCATTCAGAAAATGAAGAAAAAATATGGAGGGACGATCGAGGCCGTGCTCGAGACTCAGAGTCGGGTGAAGGAGGAGTTGGAACGACTGAGTCGCTCGGGCAGTGAGCTTGATCAGTATGATCGTCTGATTCGTGAACAACAGCGAGTTGTTGCCACGTTAGCGTGTCAGCTTTCGGAAAAGCGCGCGGACGCTGCCACGTCGTTGACGAGACAGGTCGGAAAGGATCTCGAAGCGTTGAAGATGGGGCCCGTGAGATTTCTCGTTCAGGTCGAGTCAGTCGAGTCAGGCGAAGAGTATGGCCAGGATGGGGTCGATCGGGTTGAGTTTCTGTTATCGACGAACAGTGGTGAGCCTCTCAAACCGATGGCTCGTGTCGCCTCCGGAGGGGAACTCTCGCGGGTCATGTTGGCACTGAAATCTGTCCTTGCAGATGTCGATCGGGTGCCGGTACTCATTTTTGACGAGATTGATACTGGGGTTGGAGGAGCCGTCGCTGCCACGATTGGCAAGCGGTTACGAGCCTTGGGGCACTACCATCAAGTGTTGTGTATCACCCATCTCCCGCAAGTGGCTTCTCAGGCCGAACACCATTTCTGCGTTGAAAAGTCCGAGATCAAGGGGCGGACGGTGGCCAAGGTGCGCGCCTTAGCCGGTGCTAGCCGGGAGAGCGAAATTGCCCGCATGCTTGGCGGGGAGCGAGTGACTCAAAAGACACGAGCAACAGCTGCGGAATTGATCGCTGGAGCACAGGAGTAG
- a CDS encoding OmpH family outer membrane protein encodes MSISAFRALLLAVLFVSIPLLVASFSHAAEFKMGVVDPQSVLEKSKAGKRALEGLKEYVSTRQKLLAKDEEELRNTEKQLKDQTLNKWTDTEKKEKEGQFRGKVQDFQKRAQEFNAELQKKQKELVDEYMKKISTATQTVAEKGGVALVVDKGSEQTVKIVIYNKDTIDLTEQVIKEFDRVNK; translated from the coding sequence ATGTCCATTTCTGCTTTTCGGGCACTGTTGCTTGCCGTGCTGTTTGTTTCCATCCCTCTCCTCGTTGCCTCATTCAGTCACGCGGCGGAATTCAAGATGGGGGTCGTGGACCCGCAATCGGTGTTAGAAAAGTCCAAGGCAGGAAAGCGGGCGCTCGAAGGGCTGAAAGAATATGTGTCGACCAGGCAGAAGCTCCTGGCCAAGGATGAGGAGGAGCTTCGCAATACAGAGAAGCAACTGAAAGATCAAACCCTCAACAAGTGGACCGACACAGAGAAGAAGGAAAAGGAGGGGCAATTCCGAGGGAAGGTTCAGGACTTCCAGAAGCGCGCGCAAGAATTCAATGCGGAACTTCAGAAAAAACAAAAAGAATTAGTTGACGAGTATATGAAGAAGATCTCAACCGCCACCCAGACTGTCGCAGAAAAAGGTGGCGTGGCCCTCGTCGTCGACAAAGGCAGTGAGCAGACCGTCAAAATCGTGATCTACAACAAGGATACAATTGATCTCACGGAGCAAGTCATTAAGGAGTTCGATCGAGTCAACAAGTAG
- the moaA gene encoding GTP 3',8-cyclase MoaA: MNSGSIGADLPAVVDTFGRPLGSLRLSVTDRCNLRCSYCMPEPEYVWLPREDILSFEEMATLVGYFTDLGVGKVRLTGGEPLLRKDLTRLVRLLRQNRRITEVALTTNGILLAEQAQELYEAGVDRVTVSLDTLRPERFRQLTRRDEFSRVVEGIESVGRVGFPNLKLDTVAIRGFNDDELIPLIEFAKHYQAEVRFIEYMDVGGANEWNPEKVLSQDCILDLLGRWYGQIIPIPERGAAPAQRFRLPDGTIFGIISSTTQPFCVHCDRSRVTADGIWYLCLYAASGVDLRKPLRRGASSAEMRELVRSVWTARRERGAEERKALERFGLRSRELIDIDRLREDPHLEMHARGG, from the coding sequence GTGAATTCAGGATCTATCGGTGCCGATCTTCCAGCTGTGGTCGATACATTCGGTCGCCCGCTTGGCAGCCTGCGATTGTCCGTGACGGATCGCTGTAATCTCCGCTGCAGCTACTGCATGCCGGAGCCTGAGTATGTTTGGTTGCCACGAGAGGATATCTTAAGCTTTGAAGAGATGGCGACGTTGGTCGGCTATTTCACCGACTTGGGCGTCGGCAAGGTCAGACTGACAGGTGGGGAGCCTCTGCTGCGAAAGGATCTGACGCGGCTCGTTCGTTTACTGCGACAGAATCGCAGGATCACGGAAGTCGCCTTGACGACCAATGGCATTCTCTTGGCAGAGCAGGCGCAAGAGCTGTATGAAGCGGGGGTTGATCGGGTTACCGTCAGTCTCGACACGCTTCGACCAGAGCGGTTTCGCCAGTTGACCAGGCGGGATGAATTTTCACGTGTGGTCGAGGGAATTGAATCGGTCGGGAGAGTGGGATTCCCGAATCTGAAGCTGGACACGGTGGCGATTCGTGGATTCAATGACGATGAGCTCATTCCATTGATTGAGTTTGCCAAGCACTACCAGGCTGAGGTGCGGTTTATCGAGTATATGGATGTCGGAGGGGCAAATGAATGGAATCCAGAGAAGGTCTTGTCGCAGGATTGCATTCTTGATCTCCTAGGTCGATGGTACGGCCAGATCATCCCCATCCCGGAGCGTGGCGCGGCTCCAGCGCAACGATTTCGCTTGCCGGATGGGACGATCTTTGGGATTATTTCCTCGACGACGCAGCCCTTCTGTGTCCATTGTGATCGTAGTCGTGTGACCGCCGACGGGATTTGGTACTTGTGCTTATATGCTGCGTCGGGTGTGGATCTACGAAAACCACTTCGGCGGGGTGCCAGTTCCGCAGAGATGCGAGAGTTGGTTCGATCGGTGTGGACGGCTCGTCGTGAGCGCGGGGCTGAAGAGCGAAAGGCGCTGGAGCGTTTCGGGTTGCGATCAAGAGAACTGATCGATATTGACCGGCTTCGTGAAGATCCACACTTGGAAATGCATGCTCGGGGCGGATGA
- a CDS encoding acetyl-CoA carboxylase carboxyltransferase subunit beta, whose product MAWFKKEKPSDSSPPPRSKGSEGMWLKCNHCREIVYRKEVDRNNKVCPKCEYHFPISVTERIGLLIDLGTFKEWDAGLEAQDPLVFQDTKPYRERVKAHQEKTGRKDALVIGEGLVNGSRVVLCVFDFSFMGGSMGSVVGEKLCRAVDRALELKLPVILVTASGGARMQEGILSLMQMAKTSTAVAKLGEAKLPFISILSDPTFGGVTASVAMLGDVIIAEPKALIGFAGPRVIEQTIKQQLPDQFQRAEFLLEHGMIDMIVERRRLKETVGTLVNHF is encoded by the coding sequence ATGGCCTGGTTTAAGAAAGAGAAGCCCAGCGATTCCAGCCCTCCCCCACGCTCAAAAGGCAGCGAGGGGATGTGGCTTAAATGCAACCATTGCCGTGAGATCGTCTATCGGAAGGAAGTTGACCGTAACAACAAGGTCTGCCCAAAGTGCGAGTATCATTTTCCGATTTCCGTCACGGAACGGATCGGGTTGCTCATCGATCTTGGTACGTTCAAGGAATGGGACGCGGGATTGGAAGCACAGGATCCCTTGGTGTTTCAGGACACCAAACCCTATCGTGAGCGTGTGAAGGCCCACCAGGAAAAGACGGGCCGTAAAGATGCCTTGGTGATCGGAGAAGGGTTGGTGAATGGGAGCCGTGTGGTGTTGTGCGTGTTCGATTTCAGTTTTATGGGTGGGAGTATGGGCTCGGTCGTCGGTGAAAAACTCTGCCGCGCGGTCGATCGCGCGTTGGAGTTGAAACTGCCGGTGATCTTGGTGACCGCATCAGGCGGGGCTCGGATGCAAGAGGGCATTCTCTCGTTGATGCAGATGGCTAAGACGTCGACCGCCGTGGCGAAGTTGGGTGAGGCCAAGCTGCCGTTTATCTCCATTCTTTCCGACCCGACATTCGGCGGGGTGACGGCCAGTGTGGCGATGTTAGGTGATGTCATCATTGCGGAGCCCAAAGCCCTGATTGGGTTTGCAGGTCCTCGTGTGATCGAGCAAACGATTAAGCAGCAATTACCCGACCAGTTTCAACGCGCCGAATTTTTGCTTGAACACGGCATGATCGACATGATCGTTGAGCGTCGGCGTCTGAAGGAGACGGTCGGTACCCTCGTGAATCATTTTTAG